In a genomic window of Gammaproteobacteria bacterium:
- a CDS encoding PAS domain S-box protein — protein MLGDAAFESVREHLATVLRGRSVRFESRTASRTGDARHTSTSLIPDVSAEGKVEGYIALVNDITARVRVEQELERFFNVPLHLMCVASTDGYFKRLNPAFEALLGYSEQELLTRPFLHFVHPQDRDATIEELGRISAGAATKQFENRYRCRNGSYRWLSWATFPVVEEGLVYAIALDITDRIRATEARHSQRGAHARDAGEGAGLRDCD, from the coding sequence ATGCTGGGCGATGCGGCATTCGAGTCCGTCCGCGAGCACCTGGCAACGGTGCTGCGGGGACGTTCGGTAAGATTCGAGTCTCGCACTGCGTCCAGGACCGGCGATGCGCGTCACACCAGCACCAGTCTCATTCCGGATGTCTCGGCGGAGGGCAAGGTCGAGGGCTACATCGCGCTGGTCAACGACATCACCGCGCGGGTGCGCGTTGAACAGGAACTCGAGCGGTTTTTCAACGTGCCGCTGCACCTGATGTGCGTCGCGAGCACCGATGGCTATTTCAAGCGCCTGAACCCGGCTTTCGAGGCGCTGCTGGGTTATTCCGAGCAGGAACTGTTGACCAGGCCATTTTTGCATTTTGTGCATCCGCAAGACCGCGACGCGACGATCGAAGAACTCGGGCGCATCAGCGCCGGCGCTGCCACGAAACAATTCGAAAACCGTTATCGCTGCAGGAACGGCTCGTATCGCTGGCTGTCCTGGGCCACCTTTCCGGTTGTGGAGGAGGGGCTGGTGTACGCCATAGCGCTCGATATCACCGATCGTATACGTGCCACGGAAGCCCGGCACAGCCAGCGAGGCGCGCACGCTCGCGATGCTGGCGAAGGTGCTGGATTGCGTGATTGCGATTAA
- a CDS encoding PAS domain-containing protein, with amino-acid sequence MARAKAAGLVRSSNTARGRQQGKAMRRVNMTASAEEAARLAALDRYNIVDTAPEPAFDALTRLAAHICETPMAALSLVEGDRQWFKSKLGLPFDETPRSISFCAHTIQQSALLVVTDTLNDERFAANPLVTDGPHIRAYAGAPLLTQDGLRLGALAVMDHVPRAIDSEQRAVLRILADEAVTQLDLRCAVQASRPPQDHLELILNAAGDGICGVDKTDRIIFINPAATRMLGFDAEALFGENFHHLVHHSCPDGSPYPGARCPLTAVLRAGQTLRVGDEVFWRKDGTPFPVSYVRAPMLDADQPSGAVITFRDTTEERRTERALRDSERQLRLITDAVPSSIALPIRRSAIVSIIAHAKSGSGLHAMKFAAGTCGKCWAMRHSSPSASTWQRCCGDVR; translated from the coding sequence ATGGCACGCGCAAAAGCCGCCGGATTGGTGCGTTCATCGAACACGGCACGCGGCAGGCAGCAGGGAAAAGCCATGAGGCGAGTCAACATGACAGCGAGCGCGGAGGAAGCCGCACGCCTGGCGGCGCTGGATCGATATAATATTGTCGATACGGCGCCGGAGCCGGCGTTCGATGCGCTGACCCGCCTGGCCGCGCATATCTGCGAGACGCCGATGGCTGCGCTGAGCCTGGTCGAAGGCGATCGCCAGTGGTTCAAGTCGAAGCTGGGCCTGCCCTTCGACGAGACGCCGCGCAGCATATCTTTCTGCGCGCACACCATCCAGCAATCCGCCCTCCTCGTTGTAACGGACACCCTGAACGACGAGCGCTTCGCGGCAAATCCACTGGTGACCGACGGGCCGCATATACGCGCCTACGCCGGCGCACCGCTGTTGACACAAGACGGCCTGAGGCTTGGCGCGCTCGCCGTAATGGATCACGTCCCGCGAGCGATCGACAGCGAGCAGCGCGCCGTGTTGCGCATCCTCGCCGACGAGGCGGTGACGCAGCTCGATCTGCGCTGCGCGGTGCAGGCGTCGCGACCCCCGCAGGATCACCTGGAACTCATTCTCAATGCCGCGGGTGACGGCATTTGCGGTGTCGATAAGACAGACCGCATCATTTTCATCAATCCCGCCGCGACACGCATGCTGGGCTTCGACGCGGAGGCGTTGTTCGGCGAGAACTTCCACCACCTGGTTCATCATTCCTGTCCCGATGGCAGTCCCTATCCCGGCGCGCGCTGCCCGTTGACCGCGGTGCTGCGCGCAGGTCAGACTCTGAGAGTCGGCGACGAAGTGTTCTGGCGCAAGGACGGTACGCCGTTTCCGGTAAGTTATGTCCGTGCGCCGATGCTGGACGCGGACCAGCCCTCCGGCGCGGTGATCACGTTCCGCGATACCACCGAGGAACGGAGGACCGAACGCGCCCTGCGCGACAGCGAGCGCCAGCTACGTTTGATCACCGATGCGGTGCCGTCATCGATCGCCTTGCCGATTCGTCGCAGCGCTATTGTTTCAATAATCGCGCATGCGAAATCGGGTTCGGGCTTGCACGCAATGAAATTCGCGGCAGGCACGTGCGGGAAATGCTGGGCGATGCGGCATTCGAGTCCGTCCGCGAGCACCTGGCAACGGTGCTGCGGGGACGTTCGGTAA
- a CDS encoding MFS transporter: protein MKHPRGLYVLFFAELWERFSFYGMRALLVLYLTKELSFSDEHAYGIYGAYGALVYTTPVIGGLLADRVLGHQLAIIMGALLMALGHFCLAVPNMFFFYAALALLIAGSGLFKPNISSLVGQLYAIDDPRRDAGFTLFYMGINIGGFLAPLLCGFIGQTYGWHYGFGLAGVGMLIGLSVFLLGRRRFPGLGLPPSAPAARNTVPRTLNRRSIVWTGVILSLPVFGLLVLNYRLTGWMLIAAGSAVLLWLVYIVYSSPRVARERLLVIMTLTAFGVVFWSFFEQAGSSINLFTDRNIDRTLFGWEAPASLFQAINPMFIILLAPLFSALWLKLASHRREPSTPVKFALGILLLAVGFGLFGVGA from the coding sequence ATGAAACATCCCCGCGGGCTCTACGTACTGTTTTTCGCCGAGTTATGGGAACGCTTCAGCTTCTACGGCATGCGCGCGCTGCTGGTGCTGTATCTGACGAAAGAACTTTCGTTCAGCGACGAGCACGCGTACGGAATCTACGGCGCGTACGGGGCGCTGGTTTATACGACGCCGGTGATCGGCGGCCTGCTGGCCGACCGCGTGCTGGGACATCAACTGGCGATCATCATGGGCGCCCTGCTGATGGCGCTGGGACACTTCTGTCTGGCGGTGCCCAACATGTTCTTCTTCTACGCCGCGCTGGCCCTGCTGATCGCCGGCAGCGGCCTGTTCAAACCGAACATCTCCAGTCTGGTCGGCCAGCTTTACGCGATTGACGATCCGCGACGTGACGCCGGTTTCACGCTGTTTTACATGGGCATTAACATCGGCGGGTTCTTAGCACCGCTGCTGTGCGGATTCATCGGGCAAACTTACGGCTGGCATTACGGTTTCGGTCTCGCCGGTGTCGGCATGCTGATCGGGCTCAGCGTATTCCTGCTCGGGCGACGCCGTTTCCCGGGGCTCGGCCTGCCGCCATCCGCGCCGGCGGCACGAAACACTGTACCGCGTACACTGAACCGCCGAAGCATCGTCTGGACAGGCGTGATTCTGAGTCTGCCAGTGTTCGGGCTGCTGGTCCTGAACTATCGACTGACTGGCTGGATGTTGATCGCGGCAGGGTCGGCGGTGCTCCTGTGGCTAGTCTACATCGTCTATTCAAGCCCGCGCGTGGCTCGCGAACGGTTGCTGGTAATCATGACCCTTACCGCATTTGGCGTGGTGTTCTGGTCATTTTTCGAGCAGGCCGGCAGTTCCATAAATCTGTTTACCGACCGCAACATCGATCGGACGCTGTTTGGCTGGGAAGCGCCCGCATCGTTGTTTCAGGCGATCAACCCGATGTTCATCATTCTGCTGGCGCCGTTATTTTCCGCGCTGTGGTTGAAGCTGGCTAGCCACCGGCGCGAGCCCTCCACACCCGTCAAGTTTGCGCTGGGCATCCTGCTGCTGGCCGTTGGATTTGGACTGTTCGGGGTTGGCGCC